The genomic interval GCCCGTCCTTCCCCCAACCTTGGGATCAAGAATCGCGTCAAACCGCCCTGAACCACCGCCGCCATCAATCCCACGATCGCCAGCGATATCCCGGTTTGTCGCACCGACCAGCCATAACGATACCCCGTGTAAAGCACCCACGTGCTGGGCAGTGATTGATGAGCCAATTGAATCAAAAAATGCACGGCCGCCAGATTCAAAACGCGAGGATACCGGCCCAGTCGGAGTAGGGCTCCCACCGGGTTGGCCCGGTCCCAGCTCACGCGACGCCTCAACTCGGGTGGCAGCGATTCCGGTAAGACCCACCACCCGTAAAGCCAGTTCAACAGCGTGATCACCCCCGCCACCACAAAAGGCACTCGCAACCCGTAACCACCCAGGAATCCTCCCAGCGCCGGCCCCAAAATAAAGCCGAGGCCAAAGGCCGCCCCAATCAAACCGAAATGCGCCGCCCGCTTTTCCGGCGGACTGATATCCGCAATGTACGCCGCCGCCGCCGCGAAGTTGGCCCCGGTCACGCCGGAAATAATCCGAGCCACAAAGAACCATCCCAGGCTCGGCGCCCAAGCCATCAGGAAATAGTCAACCCCCGCGCCAAACAACGAGGCCAGAATCACCGGACGCCTCCCAAACCGGTCGGAAAGGCACCCCAAAAGCGGCGCAAATCCAAACTGCATCAACGAATACGAGGCCGACAATAATCCGTAGCTTCCCGAGGCCTCCGCCACACTCCCCCCCTCAAACTGTTCCACGAGTTTCGGCAGGATCGGAATGATCACCCCAATCCCCAAGACATCCAGGGCCAAAGTGACCAGAATGAAAGCCAGAGCTGGACGCCGCGAAGACATCGCAACAAGTAATTGATCAGCAGCGTTCCCTCAGCAGGACTCGCCGCCGACCGGCTCCGGCGGCAACGGATCTTCCCACACCGGCTGCTTCCAAATCGGAACCCAGCGCTTCATCTCATCAATCAACCAGCCGCAAGCAACCAGCGCTTCCGACCGATGCGGAGCCGCCACCAAGACCCACAGGGAAGTCTCGCCGGAGGGCACGAAGCCCAGCCGATGCACCACCACGACCGCCCCCAAAGCAGGCCATCGCTGTCCCGCCCCGTCAAAAAGCTTCTCGAATTGGTGGCGCGCCATCGCCTCGTAGGCGGTGTATTCCAAGCCGCGAATCCTCCTTCCGGCCTCGACCGCACGCACCACGCCCTCAAATCGAACCACCGCGCCGTAATCACCTCGGTCCTCGCCGGTCCAACGCCCCTGCTCTTCCCGCCACGGTTCCCTCGTCCAATGAAACTCCCTCCTCATCAATCCCCTCATCCGCCCTGAACAGGCGGAAACAACGACACTTCTTCACCACGTTCCAGCCGCCGACCAGGCTCGGCGTACTCCACCCCCACGGCCACCAGAAGCGATCTCCTGGCCTCCCCCAACTTCCCAAATCGCGCATAAACCTGCTCCAGCAGTTCCCCCACCGTGGCGCCGTCTCGCAGCTCAAACTCCTCCCGCTCGGTGCCCGTAAAATCCCGGCAATACGACCAAAAAACCACTGGCACCCGAAAAGTCACAACTCAAATATGCTTCGAATCTTGATGATCCTTGACCGCGTACCCGCTCTCTTGCCGCTGCAAATTCACCGCGTTCTTCTTGCAGTAGGCTTGAAAAACGTCGTCGGCGCTCATCCCCAGAACCTGAGCCAGACTGATCAAGAAATGAAACAAATCCACCACCTCCACCCTCGCGTTCTGCTCGTCCAGCTTCTGATACTTCGCCCACCATTTCCAAGGCACACTGTCCGTCAACTCGGCAATCTCCTGGTTCATCGCGCGGCAATAGTTCAAAACCCACCGCGTCTTGTCCTCGTCACTCAACCCCGAGGTGGTCACTCCAATGCGGTGGTTCAGCGCCGCCTGCATCCGGAATAGCTCGCGCAACTGGTCGGTCTCTTGCATGGCGGAAAGATAGCCGCCTCCCCGCCACGGCAAAGGAAAATCACCGCACCTGCCCGGCACGCCGGGGTGACCAGCGCAACAGCCGCAACGAATTCCCCATCACCATCAAATCCGACAATCCCATGGCCGCCGCGCAAACCACCGGACTGAGAAACCCCAACGCGGCCAGCGGGGCCGCCAATACGTTGTAAGCAAACGCCCAAACCAGATTCTGCCGGATCACCCGCAGGACATAACCCGAGAGTTCCAAAGCGTCCGGCGCCAACCCCGCATCCGCACCCAACAACACAATGTCCGCGGATTCTTTGGCTAAATCACTCGCCTGGCTCACCGCGATCCCCAAAGTCGCCTGCGCCAGGGCCGGACCATCGTTCAACCCGTCTCCCACGAACGCCACCGGATGTCCCCGTTCCTGCCAGTGCCGGATCCAATCAGACTTTTGCTCCGGCCGCGCTTCCGCCACCACCCAGGCTCGTTCGAATCCGGCCGATGCCGCCAATCGCTCCACCACTCCCCGCCGATCCCCGCTCACCAAGCCAACCTCATACCCCCGTCGTTTGAACTGTTCCACCATCTCGGGCACGCCCGGCTTCAGGCAATCCTGAAACTCCACCCACCCCTCCAGTCGAATGCCTCGCGCGAAAGCCGCCACCGCCCGATCGGTTCGATCCCCCGCCCCCTCCACTTGCTTCCATGCCGTGATGTCCACCCCCTCCTCCCCAAGCCACGCGGGCGATCCCCAGCGCCAAACCTCCTCAGGCCGTTCCGCCGAGATGCCCTCCACACCACGCCCTGCAAGTTCGCGAACATTCCAAAATTCCATCGGTTCCAGCCCGGATCCGCCCTTCCGCGCTCCTCCACCCGCCGCCCCATCTCCTCCCGAACCGTCCGTCAGCGCTCGGCTCAGCGGATGCTTGGAATGGGCCGCCAGCGCCTTGGCCCGGTTCAACCAGTCCGGCGACTCGCCATCCGCTTCAACCATCTCTCCCGTCAACCCCACGCTCGCGTCATGCCACGAAACCGGAGCCGGTTTTCCCACCGTCAAAGTTCCCGTCTTGTCGAACAAAACCACCCTGATCCGCCCCGCGTTTTCAATCGCTCTCGCGTCTCTCAAAAGAATGCCATGCCTCACCCCCACATTCGTTCCGGCCATGATCGCCGCCGGAGTCGCCAATCCCATCGCGCAAGGACAAGCCACAATCAAAACCGCGCAAGCATAGACCCACCCGGTCATCCAACCACCCCCCGCCTCGGTCCTCGGCCAAAACATCGGTTCGAGCCGGGAAGCCGCGCCCGCCATGGCCTCCGGCCACCATCCCCACGCCAGCATGACTCCCACCGCCAGAACGACCACAGAGGGCACAAAAATCTGGCTGATGCGATCCACCAATCGCTGCACGGAAGCCCGGCTCGCTTGAGATCGCTCCACCGCGGCAATAATTCGCGCCAGCACCGTGTCCGCCCCCGTCGAGGTCACGCGACACACCACCACACCCGGTCCGTTGACCGTGCCCCCCGTGACCCGCCCGCCCTCCTTTCGCGCGCGAGGCAACGATTCACCGGTCAACATCGACTCGTCCACCTCCGTCCAACCCTCCACGATTTCGGCATCCGACGGAAACCGCTCTCCTGCGCGAACGCGAATCCGCATCCCGGGTGACAACTCCGCCACCGGCAAATCCCTCTCGCTCCCGTCCTCGTCCAGAACCCTCGCCTTGTCCGGTGCGAGCTCCATCAGCGAACGCAACGCACTTTTCGCCTTCTCCGCCGCGCGGGATTCAAGCCAATGCCCCAAACTGATGAACGCCAAAATCCCGGCTGCTTCCGAAAAAAATAAATGAACGTGCGGCTTCGCCCCCCATCCCGCCACCATGACCGCGCTGTACCCAAACGCGGCGCTCGATCCCAGCGCCACGAGTGTGTCCATGCTCGCCATCCCTCGCCGAGCTTGCAGCCAAGCACCCTGATAAAACCGGGCCCCGCAAACCACCTGAACCAGCAAACCCACGGCGAGCGATAACCAGACCGATTCCAGGGTGGTCGAATGGGAAAGCCCCCACAAGACAACACCCCCAACTCCGGCTCCCAGGGCGTTGTCTCGCCATCCCAGTGGAAACCTCCTTCCACCTTTCTCATTGGCTCCCACGAGTTCCACCGAAGCATCAAAGCCCGCGCCTTCGACCGCCTGTCTGGCCAACTCGCCCCCTCGCGGGCCGCTTCCCAGCCCATGGACCCACACCACCCCGGTTTCCAAATTCACCTCCACACGCCCCACCCCCTCCACACCACGAAGCGCGTCGCCAACCTTCCTGGCGCAATTCGCGCACGTCATGCCTCGCACGCGAAGCTGCACTCCCGCCTCGCCCTTAGCTTTTCCGGGAGTTGACATCGGAAGGCCGTTCACGTCTCCCGCACGGTTCTCATTCCATGAGCATCACGCCAGAAGGGGGCGCTTTCAAGGCTTCTCCCTTCCCAAAACCCGAACCATCCGCGATCCCTCAACGAGGGCCAGCCAATGGCGATCCGAGTCATGGTCCCCTGGGGTTGCGGAACGCGGCGGTTTCGATTTCAACCCAGAGCAGCTACCCCAGGTCATCCATCCGCTTGCGCAACTCACGCGGATCGGCTCGGGGAGCCACCAGCGCCAGATTCGCGCCGCAGGGGCTCAACACCTCGCGCGCCACCCTCCATACTTCCTCCGAACGCACCGCAGAATAATGCCTCTCATACGCCATCTCCGTGGGCACGCTGCCGAACCCCAGCATGTGCTCTCCGAGCCAGTTCATTTGATTCTCCACCGACTCCTGGCTCAATTGAAATTGCCCCAGCACGTAATCCTTCGCCCGTTTCAAGGCCGCCTCTGCCGGTGGACGCTCCCGAAACTCCTGCAACACCCTCAAGACCAGTTTCAATGCCCGAGCCACATGACGGTCATCCAACCCGGCCGTGATCAGGAAGGCGCCGCCATCCTGAAACGACGCCACGGACGTTCCAATCGAGTAGGCCAGGCCACACTCCTCCCGGATCACCTGGAACAACCGCGAACTCATGTTCTCCCCCAGGAGCACGCTGAGCAACCTGAGGGCGAACCGACGGCGATCGCCCCGCTCGTAGGCCCGAAACCCCAGCGCCAACTGCGTCTGCTCCGTGTCCTTCCTCACCCAGCGCACCCGGGGCCCGCGTTGAGCCTTTCCCGCGGGCAACCCCCGACTCGCGGGTCGCTGCGGCAGGCGGTCCCGCAATCCGCGCGTCCACGCAGCCACCGTTTCATGCCGGACCCGCCCCGCCGCCGTCACCACCAGCGCGCCCGCCGTGTAATAACGCCGCATGAAACGCCTCAGTTCGGGACGGCCCAACCGCGACACGGAGCGTCGCGTTCCCGCCAACGGCCGTCCCAGTGGATGATCTGGCCACATCAGTTCGTTCAAGGCATCCAGGACAAGCTGATGCGGCTGATCGTCATACATGGAAATCTCCTCCTTAATGACCTCGCGCTCCTTGGCTACGTCCTCCAGATCAAATCGCGAGTTCACCACCATGTCCGCCAGCACATCGAACAAGGTGTCCAAATGCTCCGCCTTCGCGCGCGCGTGAAAGCACGTGGCTTCCTCGGTGGTAAAAGCGTTCAGGTACCCTCCCAGGCCTTCGACCGCCTCGGAAATCTCCCGGGCTGATCGCCGGCGAGTTCCCTTAAATAACATATGCTCGATGAAGTGCGCAGCGCCATTCTCCTCCAACCGCTCCAATCGCCCCCCCACCGCAAACCAAAGGCCCAAAGCCACACTCGACCGCCCCGGCAAATCGCGCGTCAACACCGCCCCTCCATCGGGAAAGCGCGTGACCCGCGTCCGAAGCCCCCCGCCACTCATCGAACCCCGCCGGTCCAGCGCCGCCTGTTGAAGTCTGCCTGCCGTCACGAAAAGGCCATGGGCACAGATTCGGGCGGCCCCACCCGCTTCACATACTCCAGAATGTAATCCACCGCCTCGCCCACGTCGTCCGTCACTCGGTAGAGATCATTGTCGCCGGGGCTGATGAAACGCCCCCCCTCCAAAGTGGACTCCATCCAGCGGATCAAGCCGCTCCAGTATTTCTTTCCGAACAGGACCAGTGGAAAATGAGAAATACGGTGTGTCTGCACCAGCGTAATGACTTCGAAAAACTCGTCCAAGGTCCCAAACCCGCCCGGCATGAACACGAAGCCCATGCTGTACTTCACAAAGCAAACTTTGCGGATGAAAAAATAGTGAAATTGGATGGGCATGTTGGCGTAGGAATTCCCTTTCTGCTCGTGAGGGAGTTCGATATTGAGTCCCACCGACTTGCCTCGAGCCTTCGACGCCCCGCGGTTCGCCGCCTCCATGATGCCGGGCCCGCCGCCCGTAATCACCGCCAAGTTGTGATGCGCCAGGGCCTCCGCCAGTTCTACCGATCGTTTGTAATAAGGATCCGAAGGCTTGGTTCGCGCGGAGCCGAACACCGTCACCGCCGGGCCGACCTGTGACATGGATTCAAACGAATCCACGAATTCCGCCATGATCCTGAAAATGCGCCAGGGATCTTCGCGCATGAAGACGTGATTGGGAGTGTGCACGCCGGAAGGATACTGGTGGGATCCCCCGAAACAAGTGGAACCGCTCTCAAAGCTTCACCCAACCCCGTGTCCGACTGCTCTTCAGCACCGCCTCGCACAACCGCATTTCATGATGCCCGTCCGCCGCCGTCGCAAACAGCACCGGCGTCTTGCGACCGCTCGCAATGTGCTCGTAAACCGCGCGATAGTGCATCTTGTGGCTGTCCGGAAACCCCTCCGGATGCCCTCCCGGATAATCAGTGAACCCCGCGACATCCTCGCTGAACCCTGCTGTGGCCCGTTGCAGAATCTGATTGGGCTCGTCGCGCCGCCCCACCGTAATTTCGTTGGGCTGCTGCAAATCCCAGCGCACACTGCCGCGGGTCCCGTAAATGCCCAGATACAAACTGCATTTCCATCCCGCGGCCACCTGCGAAATCGAAGCGCTCGCGTGGACCCCCTGCGCATGACCATGGCTGGCTCGTCCGAATTTCAGCAGCACACTGCCAAAGTCCTCCGTGTCGCAGCGATACGGAACCATCGTCTTCGGATCAACCTGGGCAAACGTCTGCACTTCGCCCTTCGGACGGTAGCGGGTCTTGTGAAAGGTCTCGATGTGGGCAAAAACGCGCTCGACCTTGGCGCCCAGGATGAACGAGACCGCGTCAATCCAATGCGTGCCGATATCCCCCACTGCCCTCAACTTGCCCCCTTCCCCCGCCAGCACCCTCCAGTTGTAGTCCGTCTCCTTGAGCAGCCAGTCTTGGAAAAAGTGGCCTTGCACATGGATGATACGCCCCAGGTCGCCACGCTCGACCATGGCTCGCATTTGCAACACCGCCGGAAAAAACCGGCACATGTAATTCACCGCAAAAACCGGCGCCGACTTCTTCTTCGCCGCCACCACCACCCGCTCGGTCTCCCGCGCGGTCATGCCGAGGGGCTTCTCGCAAATCACATGCTTGCCCGCCGCGAGCGCCGCTAAAGACTGCTCGACATGAACCTTGTTGGGCGACGTGATATGCACCACGTCCACGTTGGGAGACCGGTACATGGCCCGGAAATCGTAATCGCCGTAAACTTCGGGTATCCCCCAACGCTCCGCCGCCAACCGTGCGTTCTTGGTCGAGCCGCAAATGGCTGTGACTTGCACCCCCAACCGCTTCAGCGCCTCCAGATGAACCGGACCGATAAACCCCGTTCCGATGATTCCGGCGCGCAAGGTATGCAAGGGCATTGCCATAAGACCCACAGGATGGAAGGCCCGCCGTAAATGTCCAGTTTTAGCTTGATTCAAAAGGCCCTTTCAGACAGAATCCTTTTGATTAATGCCGATTGGGCCAGCGTTAGCAAATGCTTCATGATTAAGTTTCAACCGAAGAGGGTGTCTTGAGCCGCCCTTTCTCCCCCCGCTCATCGTCCCCCGGAAATTCCTTCGTTCGGATCAATGGTAAAATCCGCGCCCGCGAAGTGCGCGTCATTGGAACGGACGGAAGCCAGGTGGGAATTCTCACCCTCGGCGACGCGATCAACATGGCCCGACAGCAGGCCGTGGATCTCGTCGAAATCGCCCCCAACGCGACCCCCCCGGTCTGCCGGTTGGTCGATTACGGCAAATACCGCTACGAACAGTCAAAGAAGGACAAGGAATCCAAGAAACATCAGCACGCCAACCGCGTGAAGGAAATTCAGTTGAGCGCCAATATCGACCCACATGACTTCGGCGTCAAACTGTCCCACGGCATCGAATTCCTCTGCGAAGACATGAAGGTGAAGGTCTCGCTCCGGTTCCGCGGACGCGAAATGGCGCACACCGAATTTGGCTTCCAAGTCGTCGAGAAATTCACCAAAGAAGTCGCCCCCTGGGGACATCCCGACGCTCCCGCCAAACTGGTCGGCCGCAGCATCAACATGATGTACAGCCCCCATCCGCGGAACAAGCGGGCCAAACCCCCGGGAGAATTGAGCGCATCAGGCGGGTCCTCCGTCGAAAGCAAACACGCCAAACTCGCCCCGCTCGTCTCGGTGGAACCCCCGCCCATGCCGGGATCCGCCGCTCCCACCGCCCCCGCCCCAACCCATTTCAGCAATAATCCCTTCGGCCAAATCAGCCTGAAAGACGCGCCCGCCTCTCCCCAGTAAACTCAGAACTCCTGACTTGGCGTGGAATCAGGTTGAGCCCACTTGGCGGTCGCTGAGGCGGAGTTCGGAAGCATCGTTTCTGCAGAGGTAGACATTCCCGCCCTTCCCTCCCAAAGGGATCGTATCCTCCAGCCCAGGGTTGCGAGGCACGAGCTACCTTGGGCCGCCGTTTGAAGTGAATTCAACCGCAATGCAGACGGGCCGTCGGCGAAACGGCTCAACCGCCTGCGCTAGCCCGCATGTTTCATGCACGGGACGCCCGGTGAGGACACCGCACGTACGAGCACAGAGGCAGGCGCGATTGTAGGCCGCGTGCCCTCACGTGGCACACTGTCGCGGATTCAAGCTCAGTATGAAATTTCCGTGCTAGGCGATGATTTCGCGCACCACGCGCCCGTGAATGTCCGTCAACCGGAAATCTCGCCCGGCATACCGATAGGTCAGCTTCTCGTGATCCAGACCAAACAGGTGGAGGAGGGTCGCATGCAAGTCATGGACATGCACCGGATTCTCGGTGGCGTTCATGCCCAACTCATCGCTCGCCCCATAGACCGTCCCACCGCGAATCCCCCCTCCCGCCAAAAGCATCGAGAAGGCCGTGTGATGATGGTCGCGTCCGGATTTCGTATCCTTCCTGTCTTCCGCGTAAGGAGTCCTTCCAAATTCCCCGCCCCATAGGACCAGCGTGTCTTCCAGCAACCCGCGTTGCTTCAGATCCTCGATCAACGCCGCGCTGGGTTGGTCCGCATCCGCGCACAGTTTCTTGTGCCCCTCATGGTGGTTGGAGTGCGTGTCCCAAGGCTGATTGTTTTCCCCCACATAATAGACCGTGACAAATCGAACCCCGGCCTCAACCAACCGGCGCGCCAGAAGGCACGACCGGGCAAAGGGAGAGGAACCATAAGCCGCGCGAGTCGCCTCCGATTCCCTGCCGATATCAAAAACGTCCATCGCTTCGCGTTGCATGCGAAACGCCGTCTCCATCGCCTGAATCTGCGCCTCCAGTTCCGGGTCTCCCCCCCGCGCATCCTGGTGGCGGCGATTCAACGCCAGGAGGAGATCCATCTGCTCTCGTTGCTCGGCCTCTCCCATCCTGGGATTCCGCACATGGGCCACCAACTTCTCCACCCGCATATCGGAAGTGAGCACGCTCGAGGCCTGGAACTGCGCCGGCAGAAAACTGTTCGACCAAAGCGCCGGCCCGACCACGATTTTGGGCGTCGGACGCAATACCACATAGCCAGGCAGATTCTGATTCTCGCTGCCCAACCCGTACAACAGCCACGAACCCAGGGAAGGGCGGATGGGTTGCTGGTTCCCGGTGTGCATCTGCAACAACGCGGGCTCATGATTCGGCACGTCCGTGTGCATGGAACGGATGATGCAGCACTCATCGATCTGGCTCGCCAGCCTCGGCAGCGTCTCCGACACCTCGATCCCGCTCACCCCATGCCGCGCAAACGAGAACTGCGAAGGCATGAATCCGCTGCCTTTGCTTTTCTTGAAAAGCTCGCCCGACGGCTGTTGACCCTCCATGCGCTTCAACACGGGCTTGGGATCGAACGTGTCCAGATGAGAGGGACCGCCGTTCATGAACAAGAAAATCGCCCGCTTGGCCCGTGCCGGAATGAGCGCTCCACGGGCTGCGGACGGCAAGACGGATCCAAGCAGGGCCGACAAGCTCACCCCCCCAAACCCGGCGCACAGGGTTTGCAGCAGGCAACGGCGCGAGATCGCGCCCGAAGCTTCTGGCCCGAAATTCTCAGTCCACATACATCATCTCGTTGGATACCAACAACGCCTGAACATAGTGATCCCACCTCGCCTCCCCGTTCGAGCCGCCCGCCCGCAGGAAGTCCGCCGCCAGAGTTTGCTCTTCAAGGGAGGGCGCGCGCGCGAACAATCGCCGGTAGAGCTCGCCCACACGCTCGCCATCCTCACCGCATTCGCAACCGTGGCGCCGCGCGCAGGCCGAGGCCAGGTCCATGACCCAGG from Verrucomicrobiota bacterium carries:
- a CDS encoding TCR/Tet family MFS transporter; amino-acid sequence: MSSRRPALAFILVTLALDVLGIGVIIPILPKLVEQFEGGSVAEASGSYGLLSASYSLMQFGFAPLLGCLSDRFGRRPVILASLFGAGVDYFLMAWAPSLGWFFVARIISGVTGANFAAAAAYIADISPPEKRAAHFGLIGAAFGLGFILGPALGGFLGGYGLRVPFVVAGVITLLNWLYGWWVLPESLPPELRRRVSWDRANPVGALLRLGRYPRVLNLAAVHFLIQLAHQSLPSTWVLYTGYRYGWSVRQTGISLAIVGLMAAVVQGGLTRFLIPRLGEGRAVLMGLVVSAGSFAGYGLATEGWMIYAILIVGSLGGITNPAVQSWVSRSVGADEQGGVQGSLTSLASLAGVAGPPLMTWIFGVFVSDGTSLRLPGAAFFCSGLLVSWAAVMAWGILRRNQVEGVP
- a CDS encoding molybdenum cofactor biosynthesis protein MoaE translates to MRGLMRREFHWTREPWREEQGRWTGEDRGDYGAVVRFEGVVRAVEAGRRIRGLEYTAYEAMARHQFEKLFDGAGQRWPALGAVVVVHRLGFVPSGETSLWVLVAAPHRSEALVACGWLIDEMKRWVPIWKQPVWEDPLPPEPVGGESC
- a CDS encoding MoaD/ThiS family protein — translated: MTFRVPVVFWSYCRDFTGTEREEFELRDGATVGELLEQVYARFGKLGEARRSLLVAVGVEYAEPGRRLERGEEVSLFPPVQGG
- a CDS encoding dUTPase — translated: MQETDQLRELFRMQAALNHRIGVTTSGLSDEDKTRWVLNYCRAMNQEIAELTDSVPWKWWAKYQKLDEQNARVEVVDLFHFLISLAQVLGMSADDVFQAYCKKNAVNLQRQESGYAVKDHQDSKHI
- a CDS encoding cation-translocating P-type ATPase, producing the protein MSTPGKAKGEAGVQLRVRGMTCANCARKVGDALRGVEGVGRVEVNLETGVVWVHGLGSGPRGGELARQAVEGAGFDASVELVGANEKGGRRFPLGWRDNALGAGVGGVVLWGLSHSTTLESVWLSLAVGLLVQVVCGARFYQGAWLQARRGMASMDTLVALGSSAAFGYSAVMVAGWGAKPHVHLFFSEAAGILAFISLGHWLESRAAEKAKSALRSLMELAPDKARVLDEDGSERDLPVAELSPGMRIRVRAGERFPSDAEIVEGWTEVDESMLTGESLPRARKEGGRVTGGTVNGPGVVVCRVTSTGADTVLARIIAAVERSQASRASVQRLVDRISQIFVPSVVVLAVGVMLAWGWWPEAMAGAASRLEPMFWPRTEAGGGWMTGWVYACAVLIVACPCAMGLATPAAIMAGTNVGVRHGILLRDARAIENAGRIRVVLFDKTGTLTVGKPAPVSWHDASVGLTGEMVEADGESPDWLNRAKALAAHSKHPLSRALTDGSGGDGAAGGGARKGGSGLEPMEFWNVRELAGRGVEGISAERPEEVWRWGSPAWLGEEGVDITAWKQVEGAGDRTDRAVAAFARGIRLEGWVEFQDCLKPGVPEMVEQFKRRGYEVGLVSGDRRGVVERLAASAGFERAWVVAEARPEQKSDWIRHWQERGHPVAFVGDGLNDGPALAQATLGIAVSQASDLAKESADIVLLGADAGLAPDALELSGYVLRVIRQNLVWAFAYNVLAAPLAALGFLSPVVCAAAMGLSDLMVMGNSLRLLRWSPRRAGQVR
- a CDS encoding insulinase family protein: MSGGGLRTRVTRFPDGGAVLTRDLPGRSSVALGLWFAVGGRLERLEENGAAHFIEHMLFKGTRRRSAREISEAVEGLGGYLNAFTTEEATCFHARAKAEHLDTLFDVLADMVVNSRFDLEDVAKEREVIKEEISMYDDQPHQLVLDALNELMWPDHPLGRPLAGTRRSVSRLGRPELRRFMRRYYTAGALVVTAAGRVRHETVAAWTRGLRDRLPQRPASRGLPAGKAQRGPRVRWVRKDTEQTQLALGFRAYERGDRRRFALRLLSVLLGENMSSRLFQVIREECGLAYSIGTSVASFQDGGAFLITAGLDDRHVARALKLVLRVLQEFRERPPAEAALKRAKDYVLGQFQLSQESVENQMNWLGEHMLGFGSVPTEMAYERHYSAVRSEEVWRVAREVLSPCGANLALVAPRADPRELRKRMDDLG
- a CDS encoding TIGR00730 family Rossman fold protein; translation: MREDPWRIFRIMAEFVDSFESMSQVGPAVTVFGSARTKPSDPYYKRSVELAEALAHHNLAVITGGGPGIMEAANRGASKARGKSVGLNIELPHEQKGNSYANMPIQFHYFFIRKVCFVKYSMGFVFMPGGFGTLDEFFEVITLVQTHRISHFPLVLFGKKYWSGLIRWMESTLEGGRFISPGDNDLYRVTDDVGEAVDYILEYVKRVGPPESVPMAFS
- a CDS encoding Gfo/Idh/MocA family oxidoreductase; its protein translation is MPLHTLRAGIIGTGFIGPVHLEALKRLGVQVTAICGSTKNARLAAERWGIPEVYGDYDFRAMYRSPNVDVVHITSPNKVHVEQSLAALAAGKHVICEKPLGMTARETERVVVAAKKKSAPVFAVNYMCRFFPAVLQMRAMVERGDLGRIIHVQGHFFQDWLLKETDYNWRVLAGEGGKLRAVGDIGTHWIDAVSFILGAKVERVFAHIETFHKTRYRPKGEVQTFAQVDPKTMVPYRCDTEDFGSVLLKFGRASHGHAQGVHASASISQVAAGWKCSLYLGIYGTRGSVRWDLQQPNEITVGRRDEPNQILQRATAGFSEDVAGFTDYPGGHPEGFPDSHKMHYRAVYEHIASGRKTPVLFATAADGHHEMRLCEAVLKSSRTRGWVKL
- a CDS encoding translation initiation factor IF-3, with amino-acid sequence MSRPFSPRSSSPGNSFVRINGKIRAREVRVIGTDGSQVGILTLGDAINMARQQAVDLVEIAPNATPPVCRLVDYGKYRYEQSKKDKESKKHQHANRVKEIQLSANIDPHDFGVKLSHGIEFLCEDMKVKVSLRFRGREMAHTEFGFQVVEKFTKEVAPWGHPDAPAKLVGRSINMMYSPHPRNKRAKPPGELSASGGSSVESKHAKLAPLVSVEPPPMPGSAAPTAPAPTHFSNNPFGQISLKDAPASPQ
- a CDS encoding DUF1501 domain-containing protein, whose amino-acid sequence is MWTENFGPEASGAISRRCLLQTLCAGFGGVSLSALLGSVLPSAARGALIPARAKRAIFLFMNGGPSHLDTFDPKPVLKRMEGQQPSGELFKKSKGSGFMPSQFSFARHGVSGIEVSETLPRLASQIDECCIIRSMHTDVPNHEPALLQMHTGNQQPIRPSLGSWLLYGLGSENQNLPGYVVLRPTPKIVVGPALWSNSFLPAQFQASSVLTSDMRVEKLVAHVRNPRMGEAEQREQMDLLLALNRRHQDARGGDPELEAQIQAMETAFRMQREAMDVFDIGRESEATRAAYGSSPFARSCLLARRLVEAGVRFVTVYYVGENNQPWDTHSNHHEGHKKLCADADQPSAALIEDLKQRGLLEDTLVLWGGEFGRTPYAEDRKDTKSGRDHHHTAFSMLLAGGGIRGGTVYGASDELGMNATENPVHVHDLHATLLHLFGLDHEKLTYRYAGRDFRLTDIHGRVVREIIA